The Achromobacter deleyi genome has a window encoding:
- a CDS encoding MBL fold metallo-hydrolase gives MFSVDNDLHPGSQKPIDLVPSRYALRVGEIDALVVSDGVLPLPTATMATNADPADLADWLNHMYMPPDAFDWPLNVMVVRSGSQTILIDAGLGGQFSGFPRAGQFPQRLEAAGIPLEAVTDVIITHMHMDHVGGLLVAGVKERLRPDVRIHVSATEVEFWTSPDFSHTVMPKPVPGVLRSTATSFYNEYRDRLRIFDDRHEVAPGVIVRLTGGHTPGHSVVDLISGGERLTFAGDAVFPVGFDHPEWHNGFEHDPEESARVRIDLFRELAENRGLLVAAHLPFPSLGRVAIDGDAFRWVPIIWDY, from the coding sequence ATGTTTTCCGTAGACAACGACTTGCATCCCGGCAGCCAGAAACCCATCGACCTGGTTCCGTCCCGATACGCGCTGCGCGTGGGCGAGATTGACGCGCTGGTGGTCAGCGATGGCGTGCTGCCGCTGCCGACCGCGACGATGGCCACCAATGCCGACCCGGCCGACCTGGCGGACTGGCTGAACCATATGTACATGCCGCCGGACGCGTTCGACTGGCCGCTGAACGTGATGGTGGTTCGCAGTGGAAGCCAGACCATCCTTATCGACGCGGGGCTGGGCGGGCAGTTCTCGGGCTTTCCGCGCGCTGGCCAGTTCCCTCAGCGGCTGGAGGCTGCCGGCATTCCGCTGGAGGCCGTGACGGATGTGATCATTACCCATATGCACATGGATCACGTGGGCGGGCTGCTCGTCGCCGGAGTGAAGGAGCGTCTGCGTCCGGATGTGCGCATCCACGTGTCCGCCACCGAAGTCGAGTTCTGGACTTCGCCCGATTTCTCCCACACCGTCATGCCCAAGCCGGTGCCGGGCGTGCTCCGGTCGACCGCCACCAGCTTCTACAACGAATACCGAGACCGTCTGCGGATCTTCGACGACAGGCACGAGGTGGCGCCGGGCGTGATCGTCCGCCTTACGGGCGGACATACCCCGGGGCACAGCGTAGTCGACCTGATATCGGGCGGCGAACGGCTGACCTTTGCCGGCGACGCCGTGTTCCCGGTCGGGTTCGACCACCCCGAGTGGCACAACGGCTTCGAACATGATCCCGAGGAGTCGGCCCGCGTTCGCATCGATCTCTTCCGGGAACTGGCGGAGAACCGCGGGTTGCTGGTGGCCGCCCACCTGCCCTTCCCGTCCCTGGGTCGGGTCGCGATCGATGGCGACGCCTTTCGTTGGGTCCCGATCATCTGGGATTACTGA
- a CDS encoding META and DUF4377 domain-containing protein, whose amino-acid sequence MPAPTATSPASSLSLSAYYWRLASATDAAGKSIPALQTGIDHQLRLSFTNDALNIRGGCNTQFGGYSYKNGVLHVANLASTMKACEQSLMQLDAEIGQRIKGDLRATLSGDSAEPGLELVAQDGSVLKFVGEPTPETLYGSTAQIMFLEVAAKRAECSHPMIPNYQCLMVRERKYNEAGIQQPSQDKWRPLYQSIEGFEHKDGVRTVLRVKRYDWKNPPADAPSKVYVLDLVVEQDASGK is encoded by the coding sequence ATGCCCGCTCCCACCGCCACGTCTCCCGCCAGCTCATTGAGCCTGTCCGCCTATTACTGGCGCCTGGCCTCCGCCACCGATGCCGCGGGCAAGTCGATCCCCGCGCTTCAGACAGGCATCGACCATCAGCTGCGCCTGAGCTTCACGAACGACGCCTTGAATATCCGCGGCGGCTGCAACACGCAGTTCGGCGGGTACAGCTATAAGAACGGCGTGCTGCATGTGGCGAATCTTGCGTCCACGATGAAGGCTTGCGAGCAAAGCCTGATGCAGCTGGATGCCGAAATCGGCCAGCGCATCAAGGGCGATCTGCGTGCAACGCTATCCGGCGACAGTGCCGAACCCGGGCTGGAGCTGGTGGCGCAGGACGGCAGCGTGTTGAAGTTTGTCGGCGAGCCGACGCCGGAAACGCTGTATGGCAGCACGGCACAGATCATGTTCCTGGAAGTCGCCGCCAAGCGCGCGGAATGCAGCCATCCCATGATTCCGAACTACCAGTGCCTGATGGTGCGCGAACGCAAATACAACGAGGCAGGCATCCAGCAGCCGTCGCAGGACAAGTGGCGTCCGCTGTATCAGTCCATCGAGGGGTTCGAGCACAAGGACGGCGTGCGGACCGTGCTGCGCGTGAAGCGGTACGACTGGAAGAACCCGCCCGCGGATGCGCCGTCGAAGGTGTATGTGCTGGATCTGGTCGTGGAGCAGGACGCTTCGGGGAAGTAA
- a CDS encoding DUF3320 domain-containing protein, producing MDKRQDLEQPAIQEGAAHAAGPNVPDAIPHGAPPGVSAPEAASLALITIDIEADPTLGYASIQNAVPIVRSLRLSNRSPHSCDNIEVHIACNPAFAQSVKLRFDSLVPGEIRRVSPLDLTPDHAYVADLQEAVRASINVVVQSGAQELGRASQPITVLAYDQWAGTRALPELLAAFSMPNNPAVDVLIGKAAALLRSQHSELTMNGYQSKSRDLVWKQVSAIYSTLAAETLHYAEPPASFGVDGQKIRTPDRIIEARVATCLDLAMLFSSCLEQAGLRPVILMKDGHAWVGVWLHQACFADPLTDDVQAVRKRVDSGEFLVFETTGIAQHPNHRASLRLALEQGAAHLREEDTFRYAIDIHRARELQIKPLPSRVVSVTPGGTEPAEQPAAIEPTPELPPLDPEFVISLEPADDTPEGRLAKWKSRLLDLTLRNRLLNFKITKSTLPLVVPDLGRLEDAIVDGSEFRIRPLPAALMEGNDPRMAEVHIGRGGRAPLDDMALEALSNKELIARVSQEALDANLLTIFGAARTGLEEGGANTLYLAMGMLRWTETPGAENAHLAPLILVPVSLQRQSVRSGFRLVRHDDETIINPTLLQMLRNNYELRIPGLDAALPADDKGVDVARVLQAFRLAVREIAGWEVLEQAHLGIFSFTKYLMWKDLQDRTEQLKANRVVQHLIDHPGQAFAKAPYEERFDRLDDSYKPEDLLTPLLSDSSQLKAICAVDAGRDLVLEGPPGTGKSQTITNLIAHLLARGKTVLFVSEKMAALEVVHRRLANIGLGPFCLELHSSKARKSEVLQQLGKALDHSGQRTSDDWAREAERLAVLRQELNGLVDALHHEYPNGLTVYDAIGTCIENAGKEPSPMSWPDAAAHERKEFARLREAARRMSTLSGELGKLHGHPLAHIGMAEWSPSWQDALLAAAQALDQAIAGFKDRAASAGEGLGLPAAGLSLDAYARLDQLIDVLLAAPQVPAGLAAQAHDPAARFQVQAMARHGLARNAHWEQVGARWNAQLAELDANTLKAQWLAACSAWWPKSAFAKRAMRKRLAAYRTDSQRPDDAAINAVLAPLALVNIEDRELAALKADAQRLLQEAYTGLGTDWEQVRRHEQWAQRFADAVTLAAGDPALAGDLRARLQPLVGENRAFLLPGASLGKSLLDYRNAWRVLQDRLAEVDALAKPTEALSGGADAGGALERIQAVIAGWRHNKQFLMPWCVWRQAREQAVHLQLQGLVVSLEQGRVPLAQVEAHFEFSYRNWWVKKVIDHSPMLRSFSSADHERKIREFRQADDRFQQLTSAYIAAVLAGKVPAGNGILVSPDSELGLLRRELQKKARHVPVRQLMQRLPTLLPKLKPCLLMSPLSVAQYLDAGHSQFDVVVFDEASQIPVWDSVGAIARGQQLVVVGDTKQLPPTSFFSKSTVEEDGAGDDGQVEDLESILDECLGADMNRLRLQWHYRSKHESLITFSNVTYYDSQLITFPSPVTDDVAVRLEQVAGVYDRGGSRTNRREAEAIVLGIEQHYLDKTRRRQTLGVVTFNQPQQALIETLLDARRRANAELDKAISAQAREPLFIKNLENVQGDERDIIYFSITFGPDAAGKMTMNFGPLNGEGGHRRLNVAISRAREGVVIYSTLMPEQIDLSRVRATGVRDLKHYLEFALKGPRALVEQSLPTGREPDSPFETQVIKVLREHGWVVHPQVGCSSYRIDMGVVDPRAPGRYLMGIECDGRAYHSGATARDRDRLRQVVLEGLGWRLHRVWSTDWWINPEREVEKLLARLNSELDRQVEEEPEVEPEEAAQEQSSEAGDSVEFAITTEEGTSESAAGNVAAGGLTTYRPAELSGGDSEAFYSRSNNDQLVEQLRLVIETEGPVAETLLHRKVARAWGLERTGVRIVERLRTLTPVDVGQSQEGDATFYWPAGANPEEWKGFRGAGDDEATRRRVDDVCIEELANGVLHVLAMAGNAPKADVVKSVCRMLGMARTLADAEVRIGLAVAGLAERGKLREEGGLLRAV from the coding sequence ATGGATAAGCGACAAGACCTGGAACAGCCGGCGATCCAGGAGGGGGCGGCGCATGCCGCGGGGCCGAATGTGCCCGACGCCATCCCTCACGGCGCGCCACCCGGAGTTTCCGCTCCTGAAGCGGCATCTCTTGCGCTCATCACCATCGACATCGAGGCCGACCCGACACTCGGTTACGCATCCATCCAGAATGCGGTCCCCATTGTCCGTTCGCTGCGCCTGAGCAACCGCTCGCCGCACAGCTGCGACAACATCGAAGTCCACATTGCCTGCAACCCGGCCTTCGCGCAGAGCGTCAAGCTGCGTTTCGACAGTCTGGTTCCCGGTGAAATCCGCCGCGTCTCTCCGCTGGACCTGACCCCCGACCACGCCTACGTCGCCGACCTGCAAGAGGCCGTGCGCGCCAGCATCAACGTGGTTGTGCAGTCCGGCGCGCAGGAGCTGGGCCGCGCGTCGCAGCCCATCACCGTGCTGGCCTACGACCAGTGGGCCGGCACGCGGGCCCTGCCCGAGCTGCTGGCCGCCTTCTCCATGCCGAACAACCCGGCCGTGGATGTGCTGATCGGCAAGGCGGCCGCGCTGCTGCGCAGCCAGCACAGCGAGCTGACGATGAACGGCTACCAGTCCAAGAGCCGCGATCTGGTCTGGAAGCAGGTGTCCGCCATCTACAGCACGCTGGCTGCCGAGACCCTCCATTACGCCGAGCCGCCCGCGTCCTTCGGCGTGGACGGCCAGAAGATCCGCACGCCGGACCGCATCATCGAAGCCCGCGTGGCTACCTGCCTGGACCTGGCCATGCTGTTCTCGTCCTGCCTGGAGCAGGCGGGACTGCGTCCGGTCATCCTGATGAAGGACGGCCACGCCTGGGTAGGCGTGTGGCTGCATCAGGCCTGCTTTGCGGACCCGCTGACGGACGACGTGCAAGCCGTGCGCAAACGCGTGGACAGCGGCGAGTTCCTGGTGTTCGAGACCACCGGCATCGCCCAGCATCCCAACCACCGCGCGTCGCTGCGGCTGGCGCTGGAGCAGGGCGCGGCGCACCTGCGCGAAGAAGACACCTTCCGCTATGCCATCGACATCCACCGCGCGCGTGAACTGCAGATCAAGCCGCTGCCGTCGCGCGTGGTGTCCGTGACGCCCGGCGGCACGGAACCGGCGGAACAGCCCGCCGCCATCGAGCCCACGCCCGAGTTGCCGCCGCTGGACCCGGAATTCGTCATCAGCCTGGAACCCGCCGACGACACGCCCGAAGGCCGCCTGGCCAAATGGAAGTCGCGCCTGCTGGACCTGACGCTGCGCAACCGCCTGCTGAACTTCAAGATCACCAAGTCGACGCTGCCGCTGGTGGTGCCCGACCTGGGCCGGCTGGAGGACGCCATCGTCGATGGCAGCGAGTTCCGCATCCGTCCCTTGCCGGCCGCGCTGATGGAAGGCAACGATCCTCGCATGGCCGAAGTGCACATCGGCCGGGGCGGCCGCGCGCCACTGGACGACATGGCGCTGGAGGCGCTGTCCAACAAGGAACTGATCGCCCGCGTGTCGCAGGAGGCGCTGGACGCCAACCTGCTGACCATCTTCGGCGCGGCGCGCACCGGCCTGGAAGAAGGCGGCGCCAACACGCTGTACCTGGCCATGGGCATGCTGCGCTGGACCGAGACGCCCGGCGCGGAGAACGCGCACCTGGCTCCCCTGATCCTGGTGCCCGTGTCCCTGCAGCGCCAGTCGGTGCGCAGCGGCTTCCGGCTGGTTCGGCACGACGACGAAACCATCATCAACCCCACGTTGCTGCAGATGCTGCGCAACAACTACGAGCTGCGCATCCCCGGGCTGGATGCCGCGTTGCCCGCGGATGACAAGGGCGTGGACGTGGCCCGGGTGCTGCAGGCCTTCCGGCTGGCGGTGCGCGAGATCGCGGGCTGGGAGGTGCTGGAACAGGCGCACCTGGGCATCTTCTCGTTCACCAAGTACCTGATGTGGAAGGACCTGCAGGACCGCACCGAGCAGTTGAAGGCCAACCGCGTCGTCCAGCACCTGATCGACCATCCCGGCCAGGCTTTCGCGAAAGCCCCTTACGAAGAACGCTTCGACCGCCTGGACGACAGCTACAAGCCCGAAGACCTGCTGACCCCGCTGCTGTCCGACTCGTCGCAGCTCAAGGCCATCTGCGCGGTGGACGCCGGCCGCGACCTGGTGCTGGAAGGCCCGCCGGGCACCGGCAAGAGCCAGACCATCACCAACCTGATCGCGCACCTGCTCGCGCGCGGCAAGACCGTGTTGTTTGTCTCGGAAAAAATGGCCGCGCTGGAGGTCGTGCACCGCCGCCTGGCCAACATCGGCCTGGGCCCGTTCTGCCTGGAACTGCATTCGTCCAAGGCGCGCAAATCCGAAGTCCTGCAGCAGCTGGGCAAGGCGCTGGACCACAGTGGCCAGCGCACGTCCGACGACTGGGCCCGCGAGGCCGAGCGCCTGGCCGTGCTGCGCCAGGAATTGAACGGGCTGGTCGACGCGCTGCATCATGAGTATCCCAACGGCCTGACCGTTTACGACGCGATCGGCACGTGCATCGAGAACGCCGGCAAGGAGCCGTCGCCGATGTCCTGGCCGGACGCAGCGGCGCATGAACGCAAGGAGTTCGCCCGGCTGCGAGAGGCGGCAAGGCGCATGTCCACCCTGTCTGGCGAGCTGGGCAAGCTGCATGGCCACCCGCTGGCGCACATCGGCATGGCCGAATGGAGCCCGAGCTGGCAGGATGCGCTGCTGGCCGCCGCCCAGGCGCTGGATCAGGCGATAGCCGGTTTCAAGGATCGGGCAGCCAGTGCGGGCGAGGGACTGGGCTTGCCGGCTGCCGGCCTGAGCCTGGACGCCTATGCCAGGCTGGATCAGTTGATCGACGTGCTGCTGGCCGCTCCGCAAGTGCCCGCGGGACTGGCCGCGCAGGCGCACGACCCCGCCGCGCGCTTCCAGGTGCAGGCCATGGCCCGCCACGGCCTGGCGCGCAACGCGCATTGGGAGCAGGTGGGCGCGCGGTGGAATGCGCAGCTTGCGGAACTGGACGCCAACACGCTCAAGGCGCAATGGCTGGCCGCCTGCTCGGCGTGGTGGCCCAAGTCCGCCTTCGCCAAGCGCGCCATGCGCAAGCGACTGGCCGCTTATCGCACCGACAGCCAGCGCCCGGACGACGCAGCGATCAACGCGGTCCTGGCGCCTCTGGCCCTGGTCAACATCGAAGATCGCGAACTCGCTGCGCTGAAGGCCGACGCCCAGCGCCTGCTGCAAGAGGCCTATACGGGCCTTGGCACCGACTGGGAGCAGGTCCGGCGCCACGAGCAATGGGCGCAGCGCTTTGCGGATGCCGTCACGCTGGCGGCGGGCGACCCGGCGCTTGCAGGGGACCTGCGCGCGCGCCTGCAGCCGCTGGTCGGCGAGAACCGCGCCTTCTTGCTGCCCGGCGCGTCCCTGGGCAAGAGCCTGCTGGACTATCGCAACGCGTGGCGCGTGCTGCAGGACAGGCTGGCCGAAGTCGACGCGCTGGCCAAACCCACCGAGGCCCTGTCGGGCGGCGCGGATGCCGGCGGCGCGCTGGAACGCATCCAGGCTGTCATCGCCGGATGGCGCCACAACAAGCAATTCCTGATGCCGTGGTGCGTCTGGCGCCAGGCCCGCGAGCAGGCGGTCCATTTGCAGCTGCAGGGCCTGGTCGTTTCGCTGGAGCAGGGCCGCGTTCCGTTGGCCCAGGTCGAAGCCCATTTTGAATTCAGCTACCGCAATTGGTGGGTGAAGAAAGTCATCGACCATTCGCCCATGCTGCGGTCGTTCTCCAGCGCCGACCACGAACGCAAGATCCGTGAGTTCCGCCAGGCCGACGACCGTTTCCAGCAACTGACCTCCGCCTACATCGCCGCGGTGCTGGCCGGCAAGGTGCCCGCCGGCAACGGCATCCTGGTCAGTCCCGACAGCGAGCTCGGCCTCTTGCGGCGCGAACTGCAAAAGAAGGCTCGCCACGTTCCCGTGCGCCAGCTGATGCAACGCCTGCCGACGCTGCTGCCCAAGCTCAAGCCCTGCCTGCTGATGTCGCCCCTGTCCGTGGCCCAATACCTGGACGCCGGCCACTCCCAATTCGACGTCGTCGTCTTCGACGAAGCCTCGCAGATCCCCGTGTGGGACTCCGTCGGCGCCATCGCCCGCGGCCAGCAACTGGTGGTGGTGGGCGACACCAAGCAACTGCCGCCCACCAGTTTTTTCAGCAAATCCACGGTGGAGGAGGACGGCGCCGGCGACGACGGGCAGGTCGAAGACCTGGAGAGCATCCTGGACGAATGCCTGGGCGCCGACATGAACCGCCTGCGCCTGCAGTGGCACTACCGCAGCAAGCACGAAAGCCTGATCACGTTCAGCAACGTCACCTACTACGACTCGCAGCTGATCACCTTCCCATCGCCCGTCACCGACGACGTCGCCGTGCGCCTGGAGCAGGTCGCCGGCGTCTATGACCGCGGCGGCAGCCGCACGAACCGCCGCGAAGCCGAAGCCATCGTCCTGGGCATCGAGCAGCACTACCTGGACAAGACCCGCCGCCGTCAGACGCTGGGCGTGGTCACCTTCAACCAGCCCCAGCAAGCACTGATAGAAACCCTGCTGGACGCCCGCCGCCGCGCCAATGCGGAGCTGGACAAAGCCATCTCGGCCCAGGCCCGCGAGCCGCTCTTCATCAAGAACCTGGAGAACGTGCAGGGCGACGAACGCGACATCATCTACTTCTCGATCACCTTCGGCCCGGACGCAGCCGGCAAGATGACGATGAACTTCGGCCCGCTGAACGGCGAGGGCGGGCACCGGCGCCTGAACGTCGCGATCTCGCGTGCCCGGGAAGGCGTGGTGATCTACAGCACCCTGATGCCGGAACAGATCGACCTGTCCCGCGTGCGTGCAACCGGCGTGCGGGATTTGAAGCACTACCTGGAATTCGCGCTGAAAGGCCCGCGCGCCCTGGTCGAGCAGTCGCTGCCCACCGGGCGCGAACCGGACAGTCCGTTCGAGACGCAGGTCATCAAGGTGCTGCGCGAACACGGCTGGGTCGTGCATCCGCAAGTCGGTTGCTCGAGCTATCGGATCGACATGGGCGTGGTGGATCCGCGCGCGCCCGGCCGGTACCTGATGGGGATCGAGTGCGATGGCAGGGCCTATCACTCCGGCGCCACCGCGCGGGATCGGGACCGCCTGCGGCAAGTGGTGCTGGAAGGGCTGGGATGGAGGTTGCATCGGGTCTGGTCGACGGACTGGTGGATCAATCCGGAGCGGGAAGTGGAGAAGCTGCTGGCCCGGTTGAACTCGGAGCTGGACCGCCAGGTGGAGGAAGAGCCGGAGGTGGAGCCCGAGGAAGCGGCGCAGGAGCAATCCTCCGAGGCGGGCGATTCCGTGGAATTCGCGATCACGACGGAAGAGGGCACGTCCGAGTCTGCGGCCGGGAACGTTGCGGCTGGCGGCTTGACGACCTATCGGCCGGCTGAACTGAGCGGTGGAGATTCAGAGGCGTTCTACAGCCGGAGCAATAACGATCAACTGGTCGAGCAGCTGCGCCTGGTGATCGAGACCGAAGGACCGGTCGCGGAGACCTTGCTGCATCGGAAGGTGGCCCGGGCCTGGGGCCTGGAGCGGACTGGCGTCCGGATTGTGGAGAGACTGCGGACGCTGACGCCGGTGGACGTGGGGCAGAGCCAGGAAGGCGACGCGACGTTCTATTGGCCGGCCGGTGCGAATCCTGAGGAATGGAAGGGTTTCCGGGGCGCGGGGGACGACGAGGCCACGCGCCGCCGGGTTGACGACGTGTGCATCGAGGAACTGGCCAACGGGGTCTTGCATGTGCTGGCCATGGCCGGAAACGCGCCGAAGGCGGATGTGGTCAAGTCCGTGTGCCGGATGCTGGGGATGGCGCGGACGCTGGCGGATGCTGAAGTCCGGATCGGACTGGCGGTGGCCGGGCTGGCCGAACGCGGCAAGCTGCGGGAAGAAGGGGGGCTGCTGCGGGCGGTGTAA
- a CDS encoding penicillin acylase family protein codes for MRTFYRRIAALLASGLIVLATGCAAPGSKKDTIDMAGLSQPVEIVRDKHGVSHIYAKNQNDLFFAQGFSAARDRLWQLDLWRRQGEGKMAEQFGPRFIEQDRAARLFLFRGDMQAEFASYHPEGRAILTAFANGINAYVNWVKANPEQMPPEFKLTGTEPGYWSPETSLIRIYGLTRNLNEEVRMAQQIAALGLNTVQGLSTFEPPLALQVPAGLDVRQIDKAVLDNYKLARDGQKFVAADFPRSPLAADQRAALASALSEGRMASLDPNFDPMAARYESNNWTLGGQHTATGKPILAGDPHRSITMPSLRYMVHLNAPGWNVIGAGEPALPGVSMGHNDRIAFGLTIFAFGDEEDLYVYDTNPANPNEYRYRGGWEKMRSVDESIPVRGAAPATRNLKFTRHGPVIHEDPVRHKAYALRAAYLEYPGTAAYLASLRLNQAQNWNDFVAGMEKHYTPSENMVYADVDGNIGWFGGSIAPIRPRGDWSGMLPVPGNGEFEWRGVLAGSALPRAYNPPEGYFATANEYNLPADFPYKDMSARTWAEPFRVQRIREVVADGKGLTVQQSQDLQYDNLSIPARTLAGYAKSLNATDPALTGALGLLKDWDYRMGTDSRAATVYAFWLPEVVKRVSDLYVPASGRAAFGELSTRKTLEKLATPDAAFGPRPDQGRDALLLQALADGVEKLRAKLGPDSAQWQWGKLHHIQFEHSLASLLPPDTAKAYGTPRYPVGGDNDTVHRGTFRKSDFRQISGASYRQVIDVADWDNSRVQNVPGQSADPRSPHYQDLLKGWATGEYFPMAFSRAKVDSERADTLMLRPSGN; via the coding sequence ATGCGTACTTTTTATCGCAGGATCGCCGCATTGCTGGCGAGCGGGCTGATTGTCCTGGCGACCGGCTGCGCCGCGCCCGGCAGCAAGAAGGACACGATCGACATGGCGGGGCTGTCCCAGCCCGTGGAGATCGTGAGGGACAAGCACGGCGTATCGCACATTTATGCGAAGAACCAGAATGATCTGTTCTTTGCCCAGGGTTTCAGCGCCGCGCGCGACCGCCTGTGGCAACTGGACCTGTGGCGCCGCCAGGGCGAAGGCAAGATGGCCGAGCAGTTCGGCCCGCGCTTCATCGAGCAGGACCGCGCCGCGCGCCTCTTCCTGTTCCGCGGCGACATGCAGGCCGAGTTCGCCAGCTATCACCCCGAAGGCCGCGCCATCCTTACCGCGTTCGCGAACGGCATCAACGCCTACGTGAATTGGGTCAAGGCCAATCCCGAGCAGATGCCGCCGGAATTCAAGCTGACCGGCACCGAGCCCGGCTATTGGAGTCCGGAGACCTCGCTGATCCGCATCTACGGGCTGACGCGCAACCTCAACGAGGAAGTCCGGATGGCGCAGCAGATCGCCGCCTTGGGGCTGAACACCGTGCAGGGACTGAGCACATTCGAGCCGCCCCTGGCATTGCAGGTGCCGGCCGGGCTGGACGTGCGCCAGATCGACAAGGCGGTCCTGGACAATTACAAGCTGGCCCGCGACGGCCAGAAATTCGTCGCCGCCGACTTCCCGCGCAGCCCGCTGGCCGCCGATCAGCGCGCGGCGCTTGCCAGTGCGCTGTCGGAGGGCAGGATGGCCTCGCTGGATCCGAACTTCGATCCCATGGCCGCTCGCTACGAAAGCAACAACTGGACGCTGGGCGGCCAGCATACGGCCACCGGCAAGCCCATCCTGGCGGGCGATCCGCACCGCTCCATCACCATGCCGTCGCTGCGCTACATGGTGCACCTGAACGCGCCGGGCTGGAATGTGATCGGCGCGGGAGAACCCGCTCTGCCCGGCGTCTCCATGGGCCACAACGACCGCATCGCCTTCGGCCTGACGATCTTTGCGTTCGGCGACGAGGAAGATCTCTACGTCTACGACACCAACCCGGCCAACCCCAATGAGTACCGCTATCGCGGCGGTTGGGAAAAAATGCGCTCGGTCGACGAATCCATTCCCGTGCGCGGAGCGGCGCCCGCCACCCGCAACCTGAAATTCACCCGCCACGGCCCGGTGATCCATGAAGACCCGGTGCGGCACAAGGCATACGCCCTGCGCGCCGCCTATCTGGAATATCCCGGGACGGCGGCCTACCTGGCCAGCCTGCGCCTGAACCAGGCGCAGAACTGGAACGATTTCGTGGCCGGCATGGAGAAGCACTACACGCCTAGCGAAAACATGGTGTATGCCGACGTCGACGGCAATATCGGCTGGTTCGGCGGCAGCATCGCGCCGATACGGCCGCGCGGCGACTGGTCCGGCATGCTGCCCGTGCCCGGTAATGGCGAATTCGAGTGGCGCGGCGTCCTGGCGGGCAGCGCGCTGCCGCGCGCCTACAACCCGCCCGAAGGCTATTTCGCTACCGCCAACGAGTACAACCTTCCGGCCGACTTCCCCTACAAGGACATGTCCGCGCGCACCTGGGCCGAGCCCTTCCGCGTCCAGCGCATACGCGAGGTGGTGGCCGACGGCAAGGGCCTGACGGTGCAGCAATCCCAGGATCTGCAGTACGACAATCTCTCGATTCCCGCCCGCACCCTGGCGGGCTACGCCAAGAGCCTGAACGCCACGGATCCCGCACTGACCGGGGCGCTGGGCCTGCTGAAGGACTGGGACTACCGCATGGGCACCGATTCGCGGGCCGCCACGGTTTACGCGTTCTGGCTGCCTGAAGTCGTCAAGCGCGTGTCGGATCTCTACGTGCCCGCAAGCGGACGCGCGGCATTCGGCGAGCTGTCCACCCGCAAGACGCTGGAGAAACTGGCCACTCCCGACGCCGCCTTTGGCCCCCGGCCGGACCAGGGTCGCGACGCGCTGCTGCTTCAGGCGCTGGCCGATGGCGTGGAGAAGCTGCGCGCCAAGCTGGGGCCCGATTCGGCCCAGTGGCAATGGGGCAAGCTGCATCACATCCAGTTCGAGCACAGCCTGGCGAGCCTGCTGCCGCCAGACACCGCCAAGGCCTACGGCACGCCGCGCTATCCGGTCGGCGGCGATAACGACACCGTGCATCGCGGCACGTTCCGCAAGAGCGATTTCCGCCAGATCAGCGGTGCGTCGTACCGCCAGGTGATAGACGTGGCGGACTGGGACAATTCGCGCGTCCAGAACGTGCCGGGGCAATCCGCGGATCCGCGCAGCCCGCATTACCAGGACCTGCTCAAGGGCTGGGCCACCGGGGAGTACTTCCCCATGGCGTTCAGCCGGGCCAAGGTGGACAGCGAGCGGGCGGATACGCTGATGCTGCGGCCGTCGGGAAACTGA
- a CDS encoding lysozyme inhibitor LprI family protein produces the protein MKTGLPAVRLLCLAGLFTLPAPALAIDCKKASSAVEKLICSDRKTVAADAELNRAYRAMLKQAPDSEVRAMLVDSQKRWVAARDQAMDTLIGTPDALPDEKSAGEIVRELIVNRTAELKETGKGPATPAMIGRALSQRKFQAQFTGGAYAGYWTSCDVLPRDYRNYACFAIRHYQNNDRVCTVDESWASGRVYTNRYVANIVDGKPKVIASCSFSSEDEACSDTEGQAKWNRKPEQPDYVYSAQPLPKLDGEIYDSDDFEWARACLVDTAYPPAK, from the coding sequence ATGAAAACAGGATTGCCCGCGGTACGGCTGCTGTGCCTGGCCGGATTGTTCACGTTGCCGGCGCCCGCCCTGGCGATAGATTGCAAGAAGGCCAGCAGCGCGGTCGAGAAGCTGATCTGCTCGGATCGCAAGACGGTGGCGGCCGACGCCGAGTTGAACCGGGCCTATCGCGCGATGCTGAAGCAGGCGCCGGACAGCGAGGTCCGCGCCATGCTGGTGGATAGCCAGAAGCGGTGGGTGGCGGCGCGCGACCAGGCGATGGACACGCTTATCGGCACGCCCGATGCGTTGCCTGATGAAAAATCCGCCGGCGAGATTGTGCGCGAGCTCATCGTCAACCGCACGGCGGAACTCAAGGAAACCGGCAAGGGACCCGCCACGCCCGCCATGATCGGCCGCGCGCTCAGCCAGAGGAAATTCCAGGCGCAATTCACCGGTGGCGCCTACGCGGGCTATTGGACGTCGTGCGATGTGCTGCCGCGCGACTACAGGAACTATGCCTGCTTCGCGATTCGCCACTACCAGAACAACGATCGGGTCTGCACGGTCGACGAGTCATGGGCATCGGGCAGGGTCTACACCAATCGGTACGTCGCCAATATCGTGGACGGCAAACCCAAGGTCATCGCGTCGTGTTCGTTCAGCAGCGAGGACGAGGCGTGCTCCGATACCGAAGGCCAGGCGAAATGGAACCGGAAGCCGGAACAGCCGGACTATGTCTATTCCGCCCAGCCGCTGCCGAAGCTCGACGGAGAGATCTACGACTCGGACGATTTCGAATGGGCGCGGGCCTGCCTGGTCGATACGGCCTATCCTCCCGCCAAATAG